A portion of the Magnolia sinica isolate HGM2019 chromosome 17, MsV1, whole genome shotgun sequence genome contains these proteins:
- the LOC131231309 gene encoding protein transport protein SEC23 A: MATSPPPPNTRASCSDRRPSFSSPVTTGFSPQRSPQDSRLSPANGIKTRSPIPHFIIPPRPSPTPQFSTPPGLPPAPQFNTPPGPPPVPQFNTPPGPSPVPQFNTPPGLSPVPQFSTPPRLSPLPQFNTPPGPPVFSSPLKPAAVPFRTPASPEPVSFSSSSLPLPTSSLLPHSNGSAGSWSHASSSTAESTINGASPYVLFSAHKVLKQKRLANISSLGFGALVSPGREIAPGPQIVQCDPHRCENCGAYSNLYCSIILASGKWQCVICKNLNGCEEQYVAASREDLGNWPELSSPMVDYVQPGSIRSGFVPVSESRMSAPIFLVIDECLDEAHLQHLQSSLHAFVDSLSPSTRIGIISYGRTVSVYDFTQGSLASADVLPGNRSPTQESLNALIYGAGVYLAPIHASLPVAHTIFSSMSPYKLKLPEASRDRCIGTAVEVALAIIQGPSAEMGCGVVKRSGGNCRILVCAGGPNTYGPGSVSHSFVHPNYPYMEKTALNYMERVGHEAHRHNTVVDILCAGTCPVRVPVLQPLAKASGGVLVLHDDFGEAFGMNLQRASTRAAGSQGLLEIRCSDDILVTHVIGPCVEAPSDAYETFKNDNATCIQMLSVEETQSFTLFMEANDDIKSDHIFFQFAVHYSNVRQADVSRVITVRLPAMDSISSYLESIQDEVAAVLIAKKTVLQAKTSLDAVDMRLTIDERVKDVASKFGHKLPKSKLYQFPKELSSLPENLFHLRRGPLLGSIIGHEDERCVLRNLFLHAPFDLSLRMVAPRCLMHREGGTFEELPAYDLAMQSDVAVVLDHGTDVFIWLGAELATQEGRCAAALAACRTLAEELTEHRFPAPRILAFKEGSSQARYFSSRLIPARKDPPYNQEARFPQLRSLTTERRARLKSSFLHSDDFSFCEWMRSLKLVPPEPA; this comes from the exons ATGGCTACTTCACCCCCACCACCGAACACTCGTGCGTCTTGTTCAGACAGAAGACCTTCATTTTCTTCCCCAGTAACAACCGGATTTTCCCCGCAGAGATCCCCACAAGACTCACGCCTTTCACCAGCTAATGGCATCAAAACCAGAAGTCCAATTCCTCACTTCATTATTCCTCCCCGTCCATCACCCACTCCTCAATTCAGTACTCCCCCAGGTCTGCCTCCAGCTCCTCAATTCAATACTCCCCCTGGTCCACCTCCAGTTCCTCAATTCAATACTCCCCCTGGTCCGTCTCCAGTTCCTCAATTCAATACTCCCCCTGGTCTGTCTCCAGTTCCTCAATTCAGTACTCCACCCCGTCTGTCTCCTCTTCCTCAATTCAATACTCCCCCAGGTCCGCCTGTCTTTTCCTCACCACTCAAGCCAGCAGCAGTGCCTTTTCGGACACCTGCATCACCTGAGCCAGTTTCCTTTTCTTCCTCTAGTTTGCCGTTGCCAACATCTTCTCTTCTACCTCATTCGAATGGGTCAGCCGGGTCGTGGTCACACGCCTCTTCTTCTACAGCCGAGTCAACGATCAATGGGGCATCACCGTATGTCCTATTCTCTGCTCACAAG GTCTTGAAACAGAAAAGGCTAGCAAATATCTCGAGCTTGGGATTTGGTGCATTGGTTTCTCCCGGTAGGGAGATTGCACCAGGTCCTCAAATAGTACAGTGTGACCCACATCGTTGCGAAAACTGCGGAGCTTATTCAAATCTATATTGTAGTATTATTCTTGCCTCAGGGAAGTGGCAGTGTGTAATTTGCAAAAACCTAAATGGGTGTGAAGAACAATATGTAGCGGCTAGCAGGGAAGACCTTGGAAACTGGCCGGAACTCTCATCCCCAATGGTTGATTATGTTCAGCCTGGAAGCATACGTTCTGGGTTTGTTCCAGTATCCGAGTCAAGAATGTCTGCACCCATTTTTCTGGTTATAGATGAGTGCTTGGATGAAGCCCACCTTCAGCATCTCCAGAGCTCCTTGCATGCTTTTGTTGATTCCCTCTCCCCAAGTACAAGAATCGGAATCATTTCATATGGTCGGACCGTATCGGTTTATGACTTCACACAGGGATCTCTGGCATCTGCAGATGTGCTTCCGGGCAACAGATCACCAACTCAAGAGTCATTGAATGCGTTGATTTATGGGGCTGGTGTTTACTTGGCACCTATTCATGCATCGCTTCCTGTTGCACACACTATATTCTCATCTATGAGTCCCTACAAACTGAAGTTGCCTGAAGCATCAAGGGACCGATGCATTGGTACGGCAGTGGAGGTCGCACTTGCCATAATTCAAGGGCCCTCAGCAGAAATGGGTTGTGGGGTGGTTAAAAGGTCAGGGGGTAATTGCAGAATCCTGGTATGTGCTGGTGGTCCAAATACGTATGGTCCTGGATCAGTTTCCCATTCATTTGTTCATCCCAACTATCCATATATGGAGAAAACAGCACTGAATTATATGGAACGCGTTGGTCATGAGGCTCATCGGCACAACACAGTGGTCGATATTCTATGCGCTGGAACGTGTCCGGTAAGAGTTCCTGTTTTGCAGCCTCTTGCAAAAGCTTCTGGCGGTGTGCTGGTTCTTCACGATGATTTTGGGGAGGCTTTTGGCATGAATTTGCAAAGGGCGTCTACAAGGGCAGCAGGTTCTCAAGGATTGCTTGAGATACGTTGCTCGGATGATATTCTTGTAACTCATGTCATAGGGCCATGTGTAGAGGCACCTTCAGATGCTTATGAAACTTTCAAAAATGACAATGCTACTTGCATTCAAATGCTAAGTGTTGAAGAAACTCAGAGCTTCACGCTGTTCATGGAAGCAAACGATGACATTAAGAGTGACCATATTTTCTTCCAGTTTGCAGTCCATTATTCGAATGTCCGCCAAGCCGACGTTTCTAGAGTGATTACTGTCAGGTTGCCAGCAATGGATAGCATATCATCCTATCTCGAGAGCATTCAAGATGAGGTGGCTGCAGTTCTCATTGCTAAGAAGACTGTCTTGCaagccaaaacttctttggaTGCAGTAGATATGCGGCTAACCATAGACGAAAGGGTGAAGGATGTGGCTTCAAAATTTGGGCACAAACTACCGAAGTCAAAGCTCTATCAGTTCCCCAAGGAGCTTTCTTCGCTGCCAGAGAACTTGTTCCATCTTAGAAGGGGACCTCTTTTAGGAAGTATCATCGGTCATGAAGATGAAAGATGTGTCTTGAGAAATTTGTTCTTGCATGCACCATTCGATTTGTCGCTCCGGATGGTCGCACCTCGCTGCCTAATGCATCGTGAAGGAGGCACATTTGAGGAATTGCCGGCATATGATCTTGCCATGCAGTCTGATGTGGCAGTCGTGCTTGACCATGGAACGGATGTTTTCATTTGGTTG GGTGCTGAGCTTGCGACTCAAGAAGGGAGATGTGCGGCTGCTTTAGCAGCTTGTAGAACATTAGCAGAAGAGCTCACGGAGCATCGGTTTCCCGCTCCCCGGATCCTTGCATTCAAA GAGGGAAGCTCTCAGGCTCGGTACTTCTCTTCTCGGCTAATACCTGCCCGCAAAGATCCTCCTTACAATCAG GAAGCAAGATTCCCTCAGCTGCGATCATTGACGACAGAACGAAGGGCCAGGTTAAAGAGCAGCTTCCTTCACTCAGATGATTTTAGTTTCTGCGAGTGGATGCGTAGCCTGAAACTTGTGCCGCCCGAACCAGCCTAA
- the LOC131231965 gene encoding diacylglycerol O-acyltransferase 3-like: MEVSGIAFRPLACVSGAGSRPDFETHFREPSLSGLSITGNRLSGKLSLTSGSRDSKVSIRSRKFYGGSEFSNDGHLCYYAVSPKCGGKKKEKNPEAAMIKKRLKLVKGLSRDLSAFSGMGFGLETGESLIGEVKGKTISEAAEVLLAQLQQLRSEEKEMKRKRKEEKAAMKAARMKAMAGKEDTSSSSSESSDSECGEVVDMSRLRSGVLTEANIDKPQAIQAEASITVPNVLIQEHKTAMKDTVENSSLSARGHKCGTSFSSANGVAVGTSAERIEVCMGGKCKKSGAVVLLEEFERKVGIEGAVVGCKCMGKCRDGPNVRVLNCCNDSVIGKGEDAIRPATNPLCIGVGLDNVDAIVANFFGDKKDVGLVAA, encoded by the exons ATGGAGGTCTCCGGCATCGCTTTCCGGCCACTTGCCTGCGTTTCCGGCGCCGGATCTCGGCCTGACTTCGAAACTCACTTCAGAGAACCCTCTCTTTCCGGCCTATCCATCACCGGAAACCGGCTCTCCGGCAAGCTGTCTCTCACGAGCGGTTCTCGAGATTCTAAAGTTTCCATACGGTCGAGGAAATTCTATGGCGGTTCCGAATTCTCCAACGACGGGCACTTGTGTTATTATGCCGTCTCGCCGAAGTGCGgcgggaagaagaaggagaagaatccAGAAGCAGCAATGATAAAGAAGAGGCTGAAATTGGTTAAAGGGCTGTCGAGGGATTTGTCGGCTTTTTCCGGGATGGGTTTTGGCCTCGAAACCGGCGAGAGTCTTATCGGAGAAGTCAAGGGAAAGACAATCTCG GAAGCAGCAGAAGTTCTACTGGCACAGTTGCAACAGCTTCGATCAGAAGAGAAGGAGAtgaagagaaagaggaaagaagagaagGCTGCAATGAAAGCCGCTCGGATGAAAGCCATGGCTGGTAAAGAAGACACCTCAAGCTCTTCCTCCGAATCAAGCGACAGCGAGTGCGGAGAGGTGGTTGACATGAGCCGCCTCAGAAGCGGGGTTCTCACAGAAGCCAACATAGACAAACCTCAAGCAATTCAGGCAGAAGCATCAATAACTGTTCCAAACGTATTGATTCAAGAACATAAAACTGCAATGAAGGACACAGTCGAAAATAGCAGTCTGTCAGCCCGTGGGCACAAATGCGGTACTAGTTTTAGCAGTGCGAATGGCGTAGCAGTTGGGACATCAGCTGAAAGGATTGAGGTTTGTATGGGGGGAAAGTGCAAGAAATCAGGAGCAGTAGTGCTGTTGGAGGAATTCGAGAGAAAGGTTGGGATCGAAGGTGCTGTTGTCGGGTGCAAGTGCATGGGCAAGTGCAGGGACGGCCCAAACGTGAGGGTCCTCAATTGCTGTAATGATAGTGTTATCGGCAAGGGGGAGGATGCCATTAGGCCAGCAACCAATCCTCTATGCATCGGCGTTGGTTTAGACAATGTGGACGCAATTGTGGCTAATTTCTTTGGGGACAAGAAGGATGTGGGTCTGGTGGCTGCTTGA
- the LOC131231967 gene encoding diacylglycerol O-acyltransferase 3-like, translating into MRSRKFYGGSEFSNDGHLCYYAISLKCGGKKKEKNPEAAMIKKRLKLVKGLSRDLLAFSRMGFGLVTVDSRIREVKGKTISEAAEVLLAQLLQR; encoded by the exons ATGCGGTCGAGGAAATTCTATGGCGGTTCCGAATTCTCCAACGACGGGCACTTGTGTTATTATGCCATCTCGTTGAAGTGCGGcgggaagaagaaagagaagaatccAGAAGCAGCAATGATAAAGAAGAGGCTGAAATTGGTTAAAGGGCTGTCGAGGGATTTGTTGGCTTTTTCCAGGATGGGTTTTGGACTCGTAACCGTCGACAGTCGGATCAGAGAAGTCAAGGGGAAGACAATCTCG GAAGCAGCAGAAGTTCTACTGGCACAGTTGCTACAGAGAtga